From the Candidatus Dormiibacterota bacterium genome, one window contains:
- a CDS encoding Gmad2 immunoglobulin-like domain-containing protein, translating into MPAAVTGWGRRSLRGVMKGFGAALLLGFACLVLAGCGGDSTTTFVLESGSPTATAKAGATTSAQASASPASSTLPVTAATPIPDNLKIIIDSPDASTAISSTVQVSGTASVDKGTVVAVVLDAAGNELGRATTTASAVKPDYGHYDVTVTFTGGVSGQKGQIKVFGVSPRDGTTPTSYYFIQIRFG; encoded by the coding sequence GTGCCAGCCGCCGTAACCGGCTGGGGTCGCCGGTCGTTGAGAGGGGTCATGAAGGGATTCGGCGCAGCGCTTTTGCTTGGTTTCGCCTGCCTCGTGTTGGCCGGATGCGGCGGCGACAGCACGACCACCTTCGTGCTGGAGAGCGGATCGCCGACGGCCACCGCCAAAGCGGGTGCCACCACCTCGGCCCAGGCCAGCGCCAGCCCCGCGAGCTCCACGCTTCCTGTCACGGCCGCGACGCCGATCCCCGACAACCTGAAGATCATCATCGACAGCCCGGATGCAAGTACCGCGATCAGCTCGACGGTCCAGGTATCCGGGACCGCGAGTGTCGACAAGGGGACGGTCGTTGCCGTTGTGCTGGATGCCGCAGGCAACGAGCTGGGCCGCGCCACGACGACAGCCTCCGCCGTGAAACCGGACTATGGTCACTACGACGTGACGGTCACCTTTACCGGCGGCGTCTCGGGGCAGAAAGGCCAGATCAAGGTGTTCGGGGTCAGCCCGCGCGACGGGACGACGCCCACCTCCTACTACTTCATCCAGATCAGGTTCGGCTAG
- a CDS encoding DUF2079 domain-containing protein: protein MGEINRRLIRVEPYVVAGLALAYFVLYSILSVLRHVTYHSFGPDLGIFDQVFWNTTQGRLLESTMSLVQAQPHSYLADHFSPVYLLLMPAYLLIPRPETLLVIQTLFLALGVWPLYLLARLRLEPGFQRIVWVLVYFLFLPVAFINLFDFHELALAVLPLGFAIYFLEKGRSGWFLVSLASTFLIKEELPLVGVGFGAYILLAKRDWKLGLGVLAGSLAAFLAIVRVIIPAFGGGSYEYFARRLNYRYAELGTTPQEIVTNAITNPGRLAHLLFQTQKLKFLVGIFGPVLGLTALSGFAAILVLPTLGILLLSNYAPQYAFTSHYAAPLIPLVIGTSILGFARLGPSFRAPTAAAVLASSLVFSILFGDLPFSRHFDPRMFQSEPRYAAFAGNLDRIPPDASVAAENNLTPHLSHRRLIYNLEYEGPNNAEYLALDDAALGHNAAALQQQIASFESQGYRTVAVGDGLALMQRP, encoded by the coding sequence ATGGGTGAAATCAATCGCCGGCTGATTCGCGTCGAGCCCTACGTCGTGGCCGGCCTCGCGTTGGCCTACTTCGTGCTCTACAGCATCCTCTCGGTCCTGCGCCACGTGACCTACCACTCCTTCGGCCCGGACCTGGGGATCTTCGACCAGGTCTTCTGGAATACGACGCAGGGCCGATTGTTGGAGTCGACGATGAGCCTGGTCCAGGCGCAGCCGCACTCGTACCTGGCGGACCACTTTTCGCCGGTCTACCTGCTGCTGATGCCGGCGTACCTGCTGATTCCGCGTCCCGAAACGCTGCTAGTGATCCAGACCCTGTTCCTTGCGCTCGGCGTCTGGCCGCTCTACCTGCTGGCGCGGCTCAGGCTCGAGCCGGGCTTTCAGCGGATCGTCTGGGTGCTGGTGTACTTCCTTTTCCTGCCGGTTGCCTTCATCAACCTGTTCGATTTCCACGAGCTCGCGCTCGCCGTCCTGCCCCTCGGGTTTGCGATCTACTTCCTGGAGAAAGGCCGGTCTGGTTGGTTTCTCGTCAGCCTGGCGTCGACCTTTCTCATCAAGGAGGAGCTGCCACTCGTCGGCGTTGGCTTCGGCGCCTATATCCTGCTCGCCAAGCGCGACTGGAAGCTGGGCCTGGGCGTGCTCGCCGGCAGCCTGGCAGCTTTCCTGGCCATCGTTCGCGTCATCATTCCGGCGTTCGGCGGCGGCTCCTACGAATACTTCGCCCGCCGCCTGAACTACCGCTACGCGGAGCTCGGCACGACGCCGCAGGAGATCGTGACGAACGCCATCACCAATCCGGGGCGGCTCGCGCACCTGCTGTTCCAGACGCAGAAGCTGAAATTCCTGGTGGGCATCTTCGGGCCGGTGCTCGGACTCACGGCGCTCTCCGGATTTGCCGCGATCCTCGTCCTGCCGACGCTGGGCATCCTGCTGCTCTCCAATTACGCGCCCCAGTACGCGTTCACCAGTCATTACGCGGCCCCGCTGATCCCGCTGGTCATCGGGACCTCGATCCTGGGATTCGCCCGTCTTGGGCCGTCCTTCAGGGCGCCCACCGCGGCCGCCGTGCTCGCCAGCTCGCTGGTGTTTTCGATTTTGTTCGGTGATCTGCCGTTCTCGCGGCACTTCGATCCGCGCATGTTCCAGTCGGAGCCACGCTACGCGGCGTTTGCCGGCAACCTGGACCGCATCCCACCGGACGCCAGCGTCGCCGCGGAGAACAATCTGACGCCCCACCTGTCGCACCGCCGGCTGATCTATAACCTCGAGTACGAGGGCCCCAACAATGCCGAATACCTGGCCCTCGACGACGCCGCGCTCGGCCACAACGCCGCCGCGTTGCAGCAGCAGATCGCGTCGTTCGAGTCTCAAGGCTACCGAACGGTCGCGGTCGGCGATGGGCTGGCGTTGATGCAGCGACCCTGA
- a CDS encoding N-acetyltransferase, which yields MIGEVPGRKIKDLTLTIGPHAIVRSFTVIYAGSTIGAHLETGHGVVIREENRIGDAFSIWNNSTIDYGCVIGNRVRVHNGVYVAQFTVIEDDVFLAPGVMIANDRHPICRECMKGPTIKRGARVGVNATLLPEVVIGEEALVGAGAVVTKDVPPRAVVVGNPARVVNTVDKLTHSASYLAQHP from the coding sequence GTGATCGGCGAAGTGCCCGGACGCAAGATCAAGGACCTGACGCTGACGATCGGCCCTCATGCCATCGTCCGCTCGTTTACCGTCATCTATGCCGGTTCGACGATTGGCGCCCACCTCGAGACGGGACACGGAGTGGTGATTCGCGAAGAGAACCGCATCGGCGATGCCTTCAGCATCTGGAACAACTCGACGATCGACTACGGTTGCGTGATCGGAAACCGCGTGCGGGTGCACAACGGCGTCTATGTGGCGCAGTTCACCGTCATCGAGGACGATGTGTTCCTGGCCCCCGGCGTGATGATCGCCAACGACCGCCATCCGATCTGCCGCGAGTGCATGAAGGGACCCACCATCAAGCGGGGCGCCAGGGTGGGCGTCAACGCCACGCTGCTGCCCGAGGTGGTCATCGGCGAGGAGGCGCTGGTAGGCGCCGGCGCGGTGGTCACCAAAGACGTCCCGCCGCGGGCCGTCGTGGTGGGAAACCCGGCCCGCGTCGTCAACACCGTTGACAAGCTGACGCACTCCGCCTCCTACCTGGCGCAGCACCCGTGA